From Corvus cornix cornix isolate S_Up_H32 chromosome 5, ASM73873v5, whole genome shotgun sequence, the proteins below share one genomic window:
- the GSC gene encoding LOW QUALITY PROTEIN: homeobox protein goosecoid (The sequence of the model RefSeq protein was modified relative to this genomic sequence to represent the inferred CDS: inserted 2 bases in 1 codon): MTSPGYKKGKRFRWIILRAALWVEISKQARVEGGKFQGWILRTRTQARTGTHAHSARKLPSEKALFFLLRSLFKIYPKSFDFVSFQPLXPPSPATTYPPSRPPPSLPRPVPAALPRTVWGMPVSMFSIDNILAARPRCKDSVLLPPSAAPVVFPSLHGDSLYGSASDYGGFYSRAVAPASALPPAVTGSRLGYNNYYYGQLHVPASPVGPSCCGAVPPLGAQQCSCVPPAGYEGTGSVLMSPVPHQMLPYMNVGTLSRTELQLLNQLHCRRKRRHRTIFTDEQLEALENLFQETKYPDVGTREQLARRVHLREEKVEVWFKNRRAKWRRQKRSSSEESENAQKWNKASKTSPEKRQEDGKSDLDSDS, translated from the exons ATGACGTCGCCTGGGTATAAAAAAGGGAAGAGGTTCAGATGGATTATACTCCGAGCAGCCCTCTGGGTTGAGATCAGTAAACAGGCGAGAGTTGAGGGGGGAAAGTTCCAGGGGTGGATCCTGCGCACACGCACACAAGCGCGCACAGGCACACACGCACACTCTGCCCGCAAGCTGCCCTCGGAAAAGGCTCTGTTCTTTTTGCTCCGatccctttttaaaatttatccgAAAAGTTTCGATTTCGTGtccttccagcctct ccccccctccccagccaccaCCTACCCTCCCTCCcgccctcctccctccctcccccggcCGGTCCCCGCCGCCCTGCCCCGCACGGTTTGGGGCATGCCTGTGAGCATGTTCAGCATCGACAATATCCTGGCGGCCAGACCTCGCTGCAAGGACTCGGTGCTGCTGCCCCCGAGCGCCGCGCCCGTCGTCTTCCCCAGCCTCCACGGGGACTCGCTCTACGGCAGCGCCTCTGACTACGGCGGATTTTACTCCCGGGCGGTGGCTCCCGCCTCCGCGCTGCCGCCGGCCGTCACTGGATCTCGGCTCGGCTACAACAACTACTACTACGGGCAGCTGCATGTGCCGGCGTCCCCCGTGGGCCCTTCGTGCTGCGGGGCCGTGCCGCCCCTGGGCGCCCAGCAGTGCTCCTGCGTCCCCCCCGCAG GTTACGAGGGCACTGGGTCAGTCCTGATGTCCCCTGTTCCCCATCAGATGTTGCCCTACATGAACGTGGGCACTTTGTCCCGGACGGAGCTGCAGTTACTGAACCAGCTGCACTGCAGGCGAAAAAGACGGCACCGGACTATCTTCACTGACGAGCAGCTTGAAGCGCTGGAAAACCTCTTCCAGGAAACGAAATACCCAGACGTGGGCACCAGAGAACAGCTGGCCAGAAGGGTGCActtaagagaggaaaaagtggag GTTTGGTTCAAAAACCGCCGGGCGAAGTGGAGGAGGCAAAAGCGATCGTCTTCGGAGGAATCAGAAAACGCACAAAAGTGGAATAAAGCGTCTAAAACGTCACCGGAGAAGAGACAAGAGGACGGGAAAAGTGACTTGGACTCTGACAGCTGA